One window from the genome of Deinococcus arcticus encodes:
- the recQ gene encoding DNA helicase RecQ, with product MSAALPATDPALKILKTVWGYDAFRGVQAEIVETVAGGGNALVLMPTGGGKSLCYQVPSLLRPGVGIIVSPLIALMKDQVDTLRALGVRAAYLNSTLSPEGVREVEAALLSGELDLLYAAPERLLLPRTLDLLERAPVALFAVDEAHCVSQWGHDFRPEYQGLNVLPERFAHIPRLALTATADDRTRADILRVLGLHGAPQFISSFDRPNIQYRVAAKEGPKTQLLDFIRSEHAGDAGIVYCLSRKSVEDTAAWLQAQGVDAVAYHAGLSPRERNHAQDRFLNEEGLVVVATVAFGMGIDKPNVRFVAHLDLPKSMESYYQETGRAGRDGLASTAWMVYGLADVVNVRRMLAGSDAPEEVKRVEAGKLDALLTFCETAACRREVLLAYFGETFQGPCGNCDTCLNPPQVRDMTREAQMALSAAIRTGNRYGAAHLTDVLLGRATEKVVGMGHHTLPTFGVGAGHDEKVWRGVLRQLVSLGYLAAGEYHGLSATGKARALLKGETRLTLREDTLQPKAAKRERTRDRGGSRAPVAPADQPLFEALRAWRLSRARSLGVPPYVIFTDATLKGIAEFRPTSHALLGTVSGVGQRKLADYGDEVVQLVRDSLDGAAPAPVSAAERGARENSAVLGILNGRPAEAVPTDPAKTEAVAQALRELRQTLSRDTGHSSFVVFPNATLQALAERQPRTLTELQDIPGFGPKRVDAYGDQVVAAVREALGSEDLGF from the coding sequence ATGTCTGCCGCCTTGCCCGCCACCGATCCCGCCCTGAAGATTCTCAAAACCGTCTGGGGCTACGACGCGTTTCGCGGCGTGCAGGCCGAGATCGTGGAGACGGTGGCCGGGGGCGGCAACGCGCTGGTCCTTATGCCCACCGGCGGCGGCAAAAGCCTGTGCTACCAGGTGCCCAGCCTCCTGCGCCCCGGCGTGGGCATCATCGTGTCGCCGCTGATTGCCCTGATGAAGGATCAGGTGGACACGCTGCGGGCCCTGGGCGTGCGGGCTGCTTACCTGAATTCCACCCTGTCCCCCGAGGGGGTGCGTGAGGTGGAAGCGGCCCTGCTCTCGGGCGAGCTGGACCTGCTGTATGCCGCGCCCGAACGGTTGCTGCTGCCCCGCACCCTGGACCTGCTGGAGCGCGCCCCCGTGGCCCTGTTCGCCGTGGACGAGGCGCACTGCGTCTCTCAGTGGGGCCACGACTTCCGGCCCGAATACCAGGGCCTGAATGTGCTGCCAGAGCGCTTTGCCCACATCCCACGTCTTGCCCTGACCGCCACCGCCGACGACCGCACCCGCGCCGACATCCTGCGCGTGCTGGGCCTGCACGGCGCGCCGCAGTTCATCTCCAGCTTCGACCGCCCCAACATCCAGTACCGGGTGGCGGCCAAGGAAGGCCCCAAGACCCAGCTGCTGGACTTCATCCGCTCGGAACACGCCGGGGACGCGGGCATCGTCTACTGCCTCTCGCGCAAGTCTGTGGAGGACACCGCCGCGTGGCTGCAGGCCCAGGGCGTGGACGCCGTGGCCTACCACGCGGGCCTCTCGCCGCGCGAGCGCAACCACGCCCAGGACCGCTTCCTGAACGAAGAAGGGCTGGTGGTGGTGGCCACCGTGGCCTTTGGCATGGGCATTGACAAACCCAACGTGCGCTTTGTGGCCCACCTGGACCTGCCCAAGAGCATGGAGAGCTACTACCAGGAAACCGGCCGCGCCGGGCGTGACGGTCTGGCCAGCACCGCCTGGATGGTCTACGGCCTGGCCGACGTGGTGAACGTGCGCCGCATGCTGGCGGGCAGCGACGCCCCCGAGGAGGTCAAGCGGGTGGAGGCGGGCAAGCTGGACGCCCTGCTGACCTTCTGCGAGACGGCCGCCTGCCGCCGCGAGGTGCTGCTGGCCTATTTTGGCGAGACCTTCCAGGGCCCCTGCGGCAACTGCGACACCTGCCTGAACCCCCCCCAGGTGCGCGACATGACCCGCGAGGCCCAGATGGCGCTGTCGGCGGCCATTCGCACTGGCAACCGCTACGGCGCGGCCCACCTGACGGATGTGCTACTGGGCCGCGCCACCGAGAAGGTGGTGGGCATGGGCCACCACACCCTGCCCACCTTCGGCGTGGGCGCTGGCCACGACGAAAAGGTGTGGCGTGGGGTGCTGCGACAGCTGGTCAGCCTGGGCTATCTGGCAGCTGGGGAGTACCACGGCCTGTCGGCCACCGGCAAGGCCCGCGCGCTGCTGAAGGGCGAGACCCGCCTGACCCTGCGCGAGGACACGCTGCAGCCCAAAGCCGCCAAGCGCGAGCGCACCCGCGACCGTGGCGGCAGCCGCGCCCCCGTGGCCCCCGCCGACCAGCCGCTCTTTGAAGCCCTGCGTGCGTGGCGCCTGTCGCGTGCCCGCAGTCTGGGTGTGCCGCCCTATGTGATCTTCACCGACGCCACCCTGAAAGGCATTGCCGAATTCAGGCCCACCAGTCACGCCCTGCTGGGCACGGTGAGTGGCGTGGGCCAGCGCAAGCTGGCCGACTACGGCGACGAGGTGGTGCAACTCGTGCGCGACTCGCTGGACGGCGCCGCACCCGCCCCCGTCAGCGCCGCCGAACGCGGTGCCCGCGAGAACAGCGCCGTGCTGGGGATTCTGAACGGTCGCCCCGCCGAAGCCGTGCCCACCGACCCGGCAAAAACCGAGGCCGTGGCCCAGGCCCTGCGCGAACTGCGCCAGACCCTCAGCCGCGACACCGGCCACAGCTCCTTTGTGGTGTTCCCCAACGCCACCCTGCAGGCCCTGGCCGAGCGCCAGCCGCGTACCCTGACCGAGCTACAGGACATTCCCGGCTTTGGGCCCAAGCGCGTGGACGCCTACGGCGATCAGGTCGTGGCCGCCGTGCGGGAGGCGCTGGGCTCAGAGGACCTGGGGTTCTAA
- the gap gene encoding type I glyceraldehyde-3-phosphate dehydrogenase translates to MKVGINGFGRIGRLVFRVLEARGIEVVAINDLTDNKTLATLLKYDSTAGRFHGTVEYDEQSLTVNGKKIHALAERDPANIKWGEMGVDIVIESTGIFTSREGAGKHIEGGARKVIITAPAKNEDISVVLGVNEGDYDAEKHHIISNASCTTNSLGAPMKLLDEAFGIEKAIMTTVHSYTNDQRVLDLPHSDLRRARAAAVNIIPTSTGAAKAVSQVYPALKGKFDGTSLRVPTPTGSISDVVVILKREVSAEEVNAVFKKAAEGSHKGIIAYTEDPIVLSDIVGDPHSAIIDGGLTMAMGSLVKFFSWYDNEWGYSNRIADLVELVQQKG, encoded by the coding sequence ATGAAAGTAGGGATTAACGGCTTCGGCCGCATCGGTCGTCTGGTGTTTCGTGTCCTGGAAGCGCGCGGGATCGAAGTGGTGGCCATCAATGACCTCACCGACAACAAGACGCTGGCCACCCTCCTGAAATATGACAGCACCGCTGGCCGCTTTCACGGCACCGTCGAGTACGACGAGCAGAGCCTGACGGTGAACGGCAAGAAGATCCACGCGCTGGCCGAGCGTGATCCCGCCAACATCAAGTGGGGCGAGATGGGCGTGGACATCGTGATCGAGTCCACCGGCATCTTCACCAGCCGTGAGGGCGCGGGCAAGCACATTGAAGGCGGCGCCAGGAAGGTCATCATCACGGCCCCGGCCAAGAACGAGGACATCAGTGTGGTGCTGGGTGTGAACGAAGGCGACTACGACGCCGAGAAGCACCACATCATCTCCAACGCCAGCTGCACCACCAACTCGCTGGGCGCCCCCATGAAACTGCTGGACGAGGCCTTTGGCATTGAAAAGGCCATCATGACCACCGTTCACTCTTACACCAATGACCAGCGCGTGCTGGACCTGCCGCACAGCGATCTGCGCCGCGCGCGCGCCGCCGCTGTGAACATCATCCCCACCTCCACCGGCGCCGCCAAGGCCGTGTCGCAGGTGTACCCCGCGCTGAAGGGCAAGTTTGACGGCACGTCGCTGCGCGTGCCCACCCCCACGGGGTCCATCAGCGACGTGGTGGTGATCCTGAAGCGCGAGGTGAGCGCCGAGGAAGTGAACGCCGTCTTCAAGAAGGCCGCCGAGGGCAGCCACAAGGGCATCATCGCCTACACCGAGGACCCCATCGTGCTGTCGGACATCGTGGGTGACCCCCACAGCGCCATCATTGACGGCGGCCTGACCATGGCCATGGGCAGCCTGGTCAAGTTCTTCAGCTGGTACGACAACGAGTGGGGCTACAGCAACCGCATTGCCGACCTCGTGGAACTCGTTCAGCAAAAAGGCTAA
- a CDS encoding PhzF family phenazine biosynthesis isomerase, whose amino-acid sequence MIAYSEVSAFTDTPGHGNRAGVVLEGGALSRPDMQALAALIGAPETVFVTRREGPIARVRYFTPTQEVDFCGHATVALGLTLAQAGEWDGRSPLFLDTLAGRVPLRLDTAAGVPLRVWMQQPAPAYRELPRSIRTELAEALGIDARMVHRGLPLAAASTGLWSVFLPLLDSVILDGLEPDLPRIQALTEALGVVSLYAYAPMGVNRFAARDFAPAVGIPEDPVTGSAAGALMALLVRQGRLPVRGDRACGVVYQGHALGTPGEVEVELVLQGEQIVAVHVGGQATVEREGLWSPVQGAAPPR is encoded by the coding sequence ATGATCGCGTACAGCGAGGTCAGCGCCTTTACCGACACGCCGGGGCACGGCAACCGCGCCGGCGTGGTGCTGGAGGGCGGCGCCCTGAGTCGCCCGGACATGCAGGCGCTGGCGGCCCTCATTGGCGCGCCGGAGACGGTGTTTGTGACCCGGCGTGAGGGCCCTATTGCACGGGTGCGCTACTTCACCCCCACGCAGGAGGTGGACTTCTGCGGGCACGCCACCGTGGCCCTGGGCCTGACGCTGGCCCAGGCCGGCGAGTGGGACGGCCGCTCACCGCTGTTTCTGGACACGCTGGCCGGGCGGGTACCGCTGCGCCTGGACACGGCGGCGGGGGTCCCGCTGCGGGTGTGGATGCAGCAGCCCGCGCCCGCCTACCGCGAATTGCCGCGTTCCATTCGCACTGAACTGGCCGAGGCCCTGGGGATTGACGCGCGCATGGTGCACCGGGGCCTGCCCCTGGCGGCGGCCAGCACCGGGCTGTGGAGTGTGTTTCTGCCGCTGCTGGACAGCGTGATTCTGGACGGCCTGGAGCCGGACCTGCCGCGCATTCAGGCGCTCACCGAGGCGCTGGGGGTGGTCAGCCTGTACGCCTACGCGCCCATGGGGGTCAACCGTTTTGCGGCGCGGGATTTCGCCCCGGCCGTGGGCATTCCCGAGGACCCGGTGACCGGCAGCGCGGCGGGCGCCCTGATGGCGCTGCTGGTGAGGCAGGGGCGGCTGCCGGTGCGCGGGGACCGGGCGTGCGGCGTGGTGTACCAGGGCCACGCGCTGGGCACCCCCGGCGAGGTGGAAGTGGAACTGGTACTGCAGGGCGAACAGATTGTGGCGGTCCATGTGGGGGGACAGGCCACGGTGGAGCGCGAGGGGCTGTGGTCCCCGGTGCAGGGCGCCGCGCCGCCCCGCTGA
- a CDS encoding cyclodeaminase/cyclohydrolase family protein, which produces MSSLWAHPAQALLEAAASPDATPGGGATAAITGAFGAALLGMAVGITQQKGDHAALAEVLEEVTALRGQLQGMADEDVQAFGTYVEAQHLPKEDPGRSAALRTAGEAAMVVPLALARAVVGGLARAPELAAQVHPEVVSDVGAGASLLRGALDAALLTVQINLPHVPASKRGAIQAEHDRLRAQGTQAAQATLDTCHKRLGGK; this is translated from the coding sequence ATGTCTTCTCTGTGGGCACACCCAGCGCAGGCGCTGCTGGAAGCCGCCGCCAGCCCGGACGCCACGCCCGGCGGGGGCGCCACGGCGGCCATCACTGGGGCCTTTGGGGCCGCGCTGCTGGGCATGGCCGTGGGGATCACGCAGCAGAAAGGGGATCACGCCGCCCTGGCCGAGGTTCTTGAAGAGGTGACCGCGCTGCGCGGCCAACTTCAGGGCATGGCCGATGAGGATGTGCAGGCGTTTGGGACCTATGTGGAAGCCCAGCACCTTCCCAAAGAGGATCCCGGCAGGTCCGCCGCGCTGAGAACGGCAGGCGAGGCGGCCATGGTGGTCCCTCTGGCTCTGGCCCGCGCCGTCGTGGGGGGCCTGGCCCGGGCACCTGAACTGGCCGCGCAGGTACACCCGGAGGTGGTGAGCGACGTGGGGGCGGGGGCCAGTCTGCTGCGGGGCGCGCTGGACGCCGCGCTGCTGACAGTGCAGATCAACCTGCCACATGTGCCGGCCAGCAAGCGGGGGGCAATTCAGGCCGAGCATGACCGCCTGAGGGCCCAGGGAACGCAGGCCGCACAGGCCACGCTAGATACGTGCCATAAGCGCCTGGGGGGGAAGTAA
- a CDS encoding Cof-type HAD-IIB family hydrolase: MLGLICVDVDGTLVGTGNVIRDDVWAALDSARARGVRIALCSGRPAFGHARAYAARLDQGGWHVFQNGASVVNVGDGQSLSEPFPPGRLPELLSRARREDRLLEVYTDLEYAVTKPGDYAERHARLLGLPYAPKAPEDLPGEVVRVQWVVAREEEGEVLAAPHDGLSLHPAGSPVMPDAMFISVTRGGVSKGSAVTRVAQAYGVPLERVMMVGDGENDVAALQVVGHPVAMGNADEPARRAARHFVGHVDDGGLREAVELALRL, from the coding sequence ATGCTGGGTTTGATCTGTGTGGATGTGGACGGCACCCTGGTGGGCACGGGGAATGTGATTCGGGATGATGTGTGGGCCGCGCTGGACAGCGCGCGGGCACGTGGGGTGCGCATTGCCCTGTGCAGCGGGCGCCCGGCCTTTGGTCATGCCCGCGCCTACGCCGCGCGGCTGGACCAGGGGGGCTGGCATGTGTTTCAGAACGGGGCCAGCGTGGTGAATGTGGGAGATGGGCAAAGCCTGTCCGAACCGTTTCCGCCTGGGCGCCTGCCAGAGTTGCTGAGCCGGGCGCGGCGCGAGGACCGGCTGCTGGAGGTGTATACCGATCTGGAGTACGCCGTGACCAAGCCGGGCGACTACGCCGAGCGCCACGCGCGGCTGCTGGGGCTGCCCTATGCCCCCAAGGCGCCGGAAGACCTGCCGGGTGAGGTGGTCCGGGTGCAGTGGGTGGTGGCGCGTGAGGAAGAAGGCGAGGTGCTGGCCGCCCCCCACGACGGCCTGAGCCTGCACCCGGCGGGCAGCCCGGTGATGCCCGACGCCATGTTTATTTCGGTAACGCGAGGGGGCGTGAGCAAGGGCAGCGCGGTCACGCGGGTGGCCCAAGCCTATGGCGTGCCGCTGGAGCGGGTGATGATGGTGGGCGACGGAGAGAACGACGTGGCAGCCCTTCAGGTGGTGGGGCACCCGGTGGCGATGGGCAACGCGGATGAACCGGCGCGGCGGGCGGCGCGGCACTTCGTGGGCCATGTGGACGACGGCGGCCTGCGTGAAGCGGTGGAACTGGCGCTGAGACTGTAG
- the asnS gene encoding asparagine--tRNA ligase, producing the protein MSSNIHDLPQHVGQTVTVHAWLTDKSGKGKLQFLKLRDGSGFVQATVFKTDVSEDVFEQAKRLTQEQAVTVTGEVRADERAPGGVELSVRGLKVISENHAEYPITPKEHGIEFLMDHRHLWLRHRRPWAIMRVRDCVQRSIVDFFHSEGFIRFDAPFFTPNAAEGTTELFEIDLFGEDKAYLSQTGQLHAEAGAAAFGKVYTFGPTFRAEKSKTRRHLLEFWMVEPEVSPSNHEDNMALQERFVSFLVRRALEQCAEELKLLGRDVSKLAGAAEGQYPRVTYTRALEIIRDHIERGDLPPNVQADVQPVEWGDDLGAPHETILGHHFDRPVMIERYPAAIKSFYMQPDPADPRVALCDDMIAPEGYGEIIGGSERIHDYELLKSRIEHEGLPLEAFEWYLDLRRTGSMPHAGFGMGLERVIAWITGIDHIREAIPFPRMLTRMRP; encoded by the coding sequence ATGTCTTCCAACATTCACGACCTGCCCCAGCATGTGGGCCAGACGGTCACCGTGCACGCGTGGCTGACCGACAAGAGCGGCAAGGGCAAGCTGCAGTTTCTGAAGCTGCGCGATGGCAGCGGCTTCGTGCAGGCCACCGTGTTCAAGACCGACGTCAGCGAGGACGTGTTCGAGCAGGCCAAGCGCCTGACCCAGGAACAGGCCGTGACAGTCACGGGTGAGGTACGCGCCGACGAGCGGGCTCCGGGCGGCGTGGAACTGAGCGTGCGGGGCCTCAAGGTGATCAGCGAGAACCACGCGGAGTATCCGATCACGCCCAAGGAACACGGCATTGAGTTCCTGATGGACCACCGCCACCTGTGGCTGCGCCACCGCCGCCCCTGGGCGATCATGCGGGTGCGCGACTGCGTGCAGCGCTCCATCGTGGACTTCTTTCACAGTGAGGGCTTCATTCGCTTCGACGCGCCCTTTTTCACCCCGAACGCCGCCGAGGGCACCACCGAGCTGTTCGAGATTGACCTGTTTGGCGAGGACAAGGCGTACCTGTCGCAGACGGGGCAGCTGCACGCGGAAGCGGGCGCGGCGGCCTTTGGCAAGGTGTATACCTTCGGGCCCACCTTCCGTGCAGAAAAGAGCAAGACCCGGCGCCACCTGCTGGAATTCTGGATGGTGGAGCCCGAGGTAAGCCCCAGTAACCACGAGGACAACATGGCGCTGCAGGAGCGCTTCGTGAGCTTTCTGGTACGCCGGGCGCTGGAGCAGTGCGCCGAGGAGTTAAAGCTGCTGGGCCGCGACGTGAGCAAGCTGGCCGGGGCCGCCGAAGGGCAGTACCCGCGCGTGACCTACACCCGGGCGCTGGAGATCATCCGCGACCACATTGAGCGCGGAGACCTGCCACCCAACGTGCAGGCCGACGTGCAGCCCGTGGAATGGGGCGACGACCTGGGCGCCCCGCACGAGACGATTCTGGGCCACCATTTTGACCGGCCGGTGATGATCGAGCGCTATCCGGCGGCCATCAAATCGTTCTACATGCAGCCCGACCCGGCCGACCCCCGCGTGGCCCTGTGCGACGACATGATCGCGCCCGAAGGCTACGGCGAGATTATCGGCGGCAGCGAGCGCATTCACGACTACGAGCTGCTGAAAAGCCGCATTGAACACGAGGGCCTGCCGCTGGAGGCGTTCGAGTGGTACCTGGACCTGCGCCGCACCGGCTCCATGCCGCATGCGGGCTTTGGCATGGGCCTGGAACGGGTGATTGCCTGGATCACCGGCATTGACCACATCCGCGAGGCGATTCCCTTTCCCCGGATGCTCACGCGCATGCGGCCCTGA
- a CDS encoding PRC and DUF2382 domain-containing protein produces the protein MARLIPMSELVRDRNYDLGDTYNVVGQGAYGYGGEKVGTVREALTDDSGQIRYLIVDVGGWFSAKEVMVPVGMARIEDDGVYFDNLSKDQVKGMSGYVAGQDYEYEAQVSDERILRGVDTSSHHTAGTFNYTQRDDTMFQTPQRLRLLEERLQVNKDRYVAGQVQIGKHVETRTENVTVPLEREEIVIERHVVSDGRPVSGDVTLGAATETMEVTLEAERANVSKQAYVTEEVEIGKRTVTEQQTVSETIGREVLDVNQTGQVSVQGAESHTTMGRDGRNVAERAVDAVKDAVDPLDGKIDRR, from the coding sequence ATGGCGAGACTGATTCCGATGTCTGAACTGGTACGTGACCGCAACTATGATCTGGGCGATACCTACAACGTGGTGGGCCAGGGCGCCTACGGCTACGGCGGCGAGAAAGTGGGCACCGTGCGCGAAGCCCTGACCGATGACAGCGGCCAGATCCGCTACCTGATCGTGGATGTGGGCGGCTGGTTCTCGGCCAAGGAAGTGATGGTGCCCGTGGGCATGGCCCGCATTGAAGACGACGGCGTGTACTTTGATAACCTGAGCAAGGACCAGGTCAAGGGCATGTCGGGCTACGTGGCCGGCCAGGACTACGAGTACGAGGCCCAGGTGTCCGACGAGCGCATTCTGCGCGGCGTGGACACCAGCAGCCACCACACGGCCGGCACCTTCAACTACACCCAGCGCGACGACACGATGTTCCAGACCCCCCAGCGCCTGCGCCTGCTCGAAGAGCGCCTGCAGGTCAACAAGGACCGCTACGTGGCCGGGCAGGTGCAGATCGGCAAGCATGTCGAGACCCGCACCGAGAACGTCACCGTGCCCCTGGAGCGCGAAGAGATCGTCATTGAGCGCCATGTGGTGTCTGATGGCCGTCCGGTGTCCGGCGACGTGACTCTGGGTGCCGCGACCGAGACCATGGAAGTGACTCTGGAAGCCGAGCGCGCCAACGTGAGCAAGCAGGCCTACGTGACCGAAGAGGTGGAAATCGGCAAGCGCACGGTGACCGAGCAGCAGACCGTGAGCGAGACGATCGGCCGTGAAGTGCTGGACGTAAACCAGACCGGTCAGGTCAGCGTGCAGGGCGCCGAGAGCCACACCACCATGGGCCGTGACGGCCGCAACGTCGCCGAGCGCGCCGTGGACGCCGTCAAAGACGCCGTCGACCCCCTCGACGGCAAGATCGACCGCCGCTGA
- a CDS encoding DUF1622 domain-containing protein, whose protein sequence is MLGRSGCGGGGHAGDCGGGGPGTGARGSGPGQAGPPARCPERGPAPGPGPLAVGLEFTLAADILRTVIAPCAVPRC, encoded by the coding sequence ATGCTGGGCCGCTCCGGGTGTGGAGGTGGCGGCCACGCTGGTGATTGTGGCGGCGGTGGTCCTGGCACTGGGGCGCGCGGCAGTGGCCCTGGTCAGGCCGGGCCCCCGGCCCGATGCCCAGAAAGAGGGCCTGCGCCTGGACCTGGGCCGCTGGCGGTGGGCCTGGAATTTACGCTGGCGGCCGACATTCTGCGCACGGTCATTGCACCGTGCGCAGTACCTCGCTGTTGA
- a CDS encoding phosphoglycerate kinase encodes MQTLNQLNVRGQRVLVRVDYNVPVKDGAVQDTTRVTASLPTVKALLDAGARNVVLLSHFGRPKNGPEEKYSLRPVAPVLEEALGRPVHFIAGTADSDDTLAAVQALGEGEVALLENVRFSAGEEQNDAALNAKLARLGDAFVLDAFGSAHRAHSSVSGVAGLLPHAAGQLLHTEVDALGRVLSGGERPYVVIIGGAKVSDKIRVIETLLPKVDRMLIGGGMMFTFIKARGGQIGSSLVEDDQVEYARGLLEQHGDKLMLPTDAVAADRFAADAQTRVVPAGAIPDGWMGLDIGPDTQAAYTDALKGTKMVFWNGPMGVFEFEAFAAGTNAVAAAVGSLKDQAYTVVGGGDSVSAINKSGKADQIDHISTGGGASLELLEGKVLPGVEAMR; translated from the coding sequence ATGCAGACTTTGAATCAACTGAACGTTCGCGGCCAGCGCGTGCTGGTGCGCGTGGACTACAACGTGCCTGTGAAAGACGGCGCCGTGCAGGACACGACCCGCGTCACCGCCAGCCTGCCCACCGTGAAGGCCCTGCTGGACGCCGGCGCGCGCAACGTCGTGCTGCTGAGCCACTTTGGCCGCCCCAAGAATGGTCCGGAAGAGAAATACTCGCTCAGGCCCGTGGCCCCCGTGCTGGAAGAAGCGCTGGGCCGCCCTGTGCACTTCATTGCGGGCACCGCCGACAGTGACGACACCCTGGCCGCCGTGCAGGCGCTGGGTGAAGGCGAGGTGGCCCTGCTGGAAAACGTGCGCTTCAGCGCGGGCGAGGAACAGAACGACGCCGCACTGAACGCAAAACTGGCCCGGCTGGGCGACGCCTTCGTGCTCGACGCCTTTGGCAGCGCACACCGGGCACACTCGTCGGTCAGTGGGGTGGCGGGGCTGCTGCCCCACGCGGCTGGCCAGCTGCTGCACACCGAGGTGGACGCCCTGGGGCGGGTGCTGTCGGGGGGCGAACGCCCCTACGTGGTCATCATCGGCGGGGCCAAGGTCAGCGACAAGATCAGGGTGATCGAGACCCTGCTGCCCAAGGTGGACCGCATGCTCATTGGCGGCGGCATGATGTTCACGTTTATCAAGGCGCGCGGCGGCCAGATTGGCAGCAGTCTGGTGGAAGACGATCAGGTGGAGTACGCGCGGGGGTTGCTGGAACAGCACGGCGACAAGCTGATGCTGCCCACCGACGCGGTGGCCGCCGACCGCTTTGCTGCCGACGCGCAGACCAGAGTGGTGCCCGCCGGGGCCATTCCGGACGGCTGGATGGGCCTGGACATTGGCCCAGACACGCAGGCCGCCTACACCGACGCCCTGAAGGGCACGAAGATGGTGTTCTGGAACGGCCCGATGGGCGTTTTTGAATTCGAGGCGTTTGCGGCCGGCACCAACGCGGTGGCGGCGGCCGTGGGCAGCCTGAAGGATCAGGCCTATACCGTGGTGGGTGGCGGCGACTCGGTGAGCGCCATCAACAAGAGCGGCAAGGCCGACCAGATTGACCATATTTCCACGGGCGGCGGCGCCAGCCTGGAACTGCTGGAGGGCAAGGTTCTGCCGGGCGTGGAGGCCATGCGGTAA
- the tpiA gene encoding triose-phosphate isomerase has protein sequence MQNLLALNWKMNKTPTEARAWAQELAGKLVPGPAELAVMAPAITLSTLAANLPAGVAFGGQDVSAHESGAYTGEISAAMLKDVGATYVVVGHSERREYHGETDAAVAAKARQAQLSGLVPIVCVGEGLAVRERGEHVAHTLAQLDGSLAGVGPDVVIAYEPVWAIGTGKTATADDAEELAAAIREALTTRYGSDADDIRVLYGGSVKPDNIASICAQPNVNGALVGGASLKVPDVLGMNDALKE, from the coding sequence ATGCAAAATCTGCTGGCCCTGAACTGGAAGATGAACAAGACCCCCACCGAAGCCCGCGCCTGGGCGCAGGAACTGGCTGGCAAGCTGGTCCCTGGCCCGGCCGAACTGGCCGTCATGGCCCCAGCCATCACGCTGAGCACCCTGGCGGCCAACCTGCCGGCGGGCGTGGCGTTTGGCGGGCAGGATGTCTCGGCGCACGAGAGCGGGGCCTACACCGGCGAGATCAGCGCGGCGATGCTCAAAGACGTGGGCGCAACCTACGTGGTGGTGGGCCACAGCGAGCGGCGCGAGTACCACGGCGAGACCGACGCCGCCGTGGCCGCCAAGGCCCGGCAGGCGCAGCTGAGCGGCCTGGTGCCGATTGTGTGTGTGGGCGAGGGTCTGGCGGTGCGCGAGCGCGGCGAACACGTGGCCCACACCCTGGCGCAGCTGGACGGCAGCCTGGCGGGCGTGGGCCCGGATGTGGTGATTGCCTATGAGCCGGTGTGGGCCATTGGCACCGGCAAGACCGCCACCGCCGACGACGCCGAGGAACTGGCCGCCGCCATCCGCGAGGCCCTGACCACCCGCTACGGCAGCGACGCCGACGACATTCGTGTGCTGTACGGCGGCAGCGTCAAGCCGGACAACATCGCCAGCATCTGCGCGCAGCCCAATGTGAACGGCGCGCTGGTGGGCGGCGCCAGCTTAAAGGTGCCGGACGTGCTGGGCATGAACGACGCCCTGAAGGAATAG
- a CDS encoding DUF2382 domain-containing protein, which translates to MTQERKVRRALQGVIELREERAEIQKVREQIGRVVVRRERRVREETVRVELVSEVLVVTAQEGAASVQIGTRTLAPGETYEVLLYDERAVPGKETVVAQEVRLFKDTLVREETVPLQLAYEELVVDEQMLDGPLVEPPRP; encoded by the coding sequence ATGACCCAGGAACGCAAGGTCCGCCGCGCCCTGCAAGGCGTGATTGAACTGCGCGAAGAGCGCGCCGAGATCCAGAAGGTCCGCGAACAGATCGGCCGCGTGGTTGTTCGCCGGGAGCGCCGCGTGCGCGAGGAAACCGTGCGCGTGGAGCTGGTGTCTGAAGTGCTGGTGGTCACCGCCCAGGAGGGCGCCGCCAGCGTGCAGATCGGCACCCGGACGCTGGCCCCGGGCGAAACCTACGAAGTGCTGCTGTACGACGAGCGCGCGGTGCCCGGCAAGGAAACAGTGGTGGCCCAGGAAGTACGCCTCTTCAAAGACACGCTGGTGCGTGAAGAGACAGTGCCCCTGCAGCTCGCCTATGAGGAACTGGTCGTGGACGAGCAGATGCTGGATGGCCCCTTGGTGGAGCCGCCCAGACCCTGA